A section of the Primulina eburnea isolate SZY01 chromosome 1, ASM2296580v1, whole genome shotgun sequence genome encodes:
- the LOC140834730 gene encoding heavy metal-associated isoprenylated plant protein 3-like isoform X2 produces the protein MGEQKNTDAKEGDNKKNDDGGGKGNVTVVLKADLHCDGCATKVIKCILSFDGVHIATIGEGQKITVVGKVDPLKLREKVEQKTHKKIELISPVPKKEANNGDHKENAKGKENNGGDNQKQEKKKESKDKNSKDKPDEKKSKEKEIPVTTAVLRINLHCEGCIQKIRKIVTKTKGYQDMKIDRQKELVTVTGAMDMKALAEMLKKHLKKNVEMVPPKKEGEKKEGGGGDKKKGGGGGDGGEAGSGGGGEKMEGNKMQYQVGYTYPFMYGPGPAGDQFQYNPFSVGLLHAPQLFSDENPNACSVM, from the exons ATGGGTGAG CAGAAGAACACCGACGCCAAAGAAGGAGATAACAAGAAAAATGATGATGGAGGCGGCAAGGGAAATGTCACGGTGGTTTTGAAGGCTGATTTGCATTGTGATGGATGCGCAACCAAAGTCATCAAGTGCATTCTCTCTTTCGATG GTGTGCATATTGCAACCATCGGCGAGGGTCAGAAGATTACGGTAGTCGGAAAAGTAGATCCGCTCAAGCTGAGGGAAAAAGTGGAGCAAAAAACCCACAAAAAGATCGAATTGATTTCACCAGTGCCCAAGAAGGAGGCCAACAATGGCGACCACAAAGAGAACGCAAAAGGCAAAGAGAACAATGGTGGCGACAATCAGAAACAAGAGAAGAAAAAAGAATCCAAGGACAAAAACTCAAAGGATAAACCTGATGAGAAAAAATCCAAGGAGAAGGAG ATTCCTGTTACGACGGCGGTGCTGAGGATCAATCTGCACTGTGAGGGATGCATTCAGAAAATCCGCAAAATCGTCACCAAAACTAAGG GATATCAGGATATGAAGATCGACAGGCAGAAGGAGCTCGTGACAGTGACCGGCGCCATGGATATGAAGGCTTTGGCTGAGATGCTGAAGAAGCATCTGAAGAAGAATGTTGAAATGGTACCGCCGAAGAAGGAAGGGGAGAAGAAAGAGGGCGGCGGCGGCGACAAGAAGAAGGGCGGTGGAGGAGGAGATGGAGGCGAGGCAGGGAGTGGGGGCGGCGGCGAGAAGATGGAAGGGAACAAGATGCAGTATCAGGTCGGATACACTTATCCGTTTATGTACGGGCCGGGTCCTGCTGGGGACCAGTTTCAATATAACCCGTTTTCAGTCGGGCTCCTCCATGCTCCGCAACTGTTCAGCGATGAGAACCCTAACGCTTGTAGCGTTATGTGA
- the LOC140834730 gene encoding heavy metal-associated isoprenylated plant protein 3-like isoform X1 gives MGEQQKNTDAKEGDNKKNDDGGGKGNVTVVLKADLHCDGCATKVIKCILSFDGVHIATIGEGQKITVVGKVDPLKLREKVEQKTHKKIELISPVPKKEANNGDHKENAKGKENNGGDNQKQEKKKESKDKNSKDKPDEKKSKEKEIPVTTAVLRINLHCEGCIQKIRKIVTKTKGYQDMKIDRQKELVTVTGAMDMKALAEMLKKHLKKNVEMVPPKKEGEKKEGGGGDKKKGGGGGDGGEAGSGGGGEKMEGNKMQYQVGYTYPFMYGPGPAGDQFQYNPFSVGLLHAPQLFSDENPNACSVM, from the exons ATGGGTGAG CAGCAGAAGAACACCGACGCCAAAGAAGGAGATAACAAGAAAAATGATGATGGAGGCGGCAAGGGAAATGTCACGGTGGTTTTGAAGGCTGATTTGCATTGTGATGGATGCGCAACCAAAGTCATCAAGTGCATTCTCTCTTTCGATG GTGTGCATATTGCAACCATCGGCGAGGGTCAGAAGATTACGGTAGTCGGAAAAGTAGATCCGCTCAAGCTGAGGGAAAAAGTGGAGCAAAAAACCCACAAAAAGATCGAATTGATTTCACCAGTGCCCAAGAAGGAGGCCAACAATGGCGACCACAAAGAGAACGCAAAAGGCAAAGAGAACAATGGTGGCGACAATCAGAAACAAGAGAAGAAAAAAGAATCCAAGGACAAAAACTCAAAGGATAAACCTGATGAGAAAAAATCCAAGGAGAAGGAG ATTCCTGTTACGACGGCGGTGCTGAGGATCAATCTGCACTGTGAGGGATGCATTCAGAAAATCCGCAAAATCGTCACCAAAACTAAGG GATATCAGGATATGAAGATCGACAGGCAGAAGGAGCTCGTGACAGTGACCGGCGCCATGGATATGAAGGCTTTGGCTGAGATGCTGAAGAAGCATCTGAAGAAGAATGTTGAAATGGTACCGCCGAAGAAGGAAGGGGAGAAGAAAGAGGGCGGCGGCGGCGACAAGAAGAAGGGCGGTGGAGGAGGAGATGGAGGCGAGGCAGGGAGTGGGGGCGGCGGCGAGAAGATGGAAGGGAACAAGATGCAGTATCAGGTCGGATACACTTATCCGTTTATGTACGGGCCGGGTCCTGCTGGGGACCAGTTTCAATATAACCCGTTTTCAGTCGGGCTCCTCCATGCTCCGCAACTGTTCAGCGATGAGAACCCTAACGCTTGTAGCGTTATGTGA
- the LOC140813207 gene encoding transcription factor MYB36-like: MRRKLESKNKFRQRNMGRAPCCDKANVKKGPWSPEEDAKLKGFIEKSGTGGNWIALPQKAGLKRCGKSCRLRWLNYLRPNIKHGEFSDEEDKIICTLYSSLGSRWSVIAAQLPGRTDNDIKNYWNTKLKKKLMLGIVPSKSSPFSGTLQALIPQSPSLRNLSELFRDCTSIYTPQVSKSLTNTVSIPDPQNNYSTSIPLSSTSQYYSFNINQQSQGGLVDFQCSSSEKSFIKFSNIAKDNFQQLQHPGFVSNAGFGEDQNPSFMLQYDHDQMISALISDLDQKGSGVLENSGVYNDFEEVKPVTSSNFLLNDDINHGRGNMYYY, from the exons ATGCGCAGAAAACTAGAGTCGAAAAATAAATTTAGACAGAGAAATATGGGAAGAGCTCCATGCTGTGACAAAGCAAATGTGAAGAAGGGGCCATGGTCGCCTGAAGAAGATGCAAAACTCAAAGGTTTCATTGAAAAATCTGGCACTGGTGGGAATTGGATTGCACTTCCTCAAAAAGCTG GTCTGAAGAGATGTGGGAAGAGCTGTAGATTGAGGTGGCTGAACTATTTGAGGCCTAATATCAAACATGGTGAATTTTCTGATGAGGAAGATAAAATAATCTGCACTCTTTATTCCTCCCTTGGAAGCAG GTGGTCAGTCATAGCGGCACAATTACCAGGGAGAACGGATAATGATATCAAGAATTACTGGAACACCAAGCTAAAGAAGAAACTGATGTTGGGAATTGTTCCATCAAAATCGTCACCATTTTCAGGAACCCTTCAAGCTTTGATTCCTCAGTCTCCATCTCTACGTAATCTGTCGGAATTGTTCAGAGATTGCACCTCCATTTACACTCCTCAGGTTTCTAAATCTCTCACCAACACTGTATCCATTCCAGACCCACAAAATAATTACAGCACTAGTATTCCCTTGTCTTCTACAAGTCAGTACTATTCTTTTAATATTAATCAACAAAGCCAAGGGGGTTTGGTTGATTTCCAGTGTTCTTCATCCGAGAAAAGTTTCATCAAGTTCAGTAACATTGCTAAAGATAATTTCCAACAACTTCAACATCCGGGATTCGTCTCAAATGCTGGATTTGGGGAAGACCAAAACCCAAGTTTCATGCTTCAGTATGATCACGATCAAATGATCAGTGCACTAATTAGTGATCTTGATCAAAAGGGAAGTGGGGTTCTGGAAAACAGTGGAGTATACAATGATTTTGAAGAAGTTAAGCCGGTGACTAGCAGCAACTTTTTGTTGAATGATGACATTAATCATGGAAGAGGGAACATGTACTACTACTGA